GTCAGAGATTTTCTCATCATAAGTTAGAATTTCTAGGTAGAATGGAATATCTTCTGCTTGGCATTCAGAACCAATACGTTCAATGTAAGCTTTTTTCTGCTCATTGACATCTTTATCTCCATCAACATCATAGTAAAGAAGGAATTTAACTGCTTCTGCACCAGCTTCTTTAATACGTTTCGCAGACCAAACATCTAAACAATCAGGTAAGCGACTAGTTGTTGTTGCATCGTATCCTGTTTTTTCATATGCCAACAACAAGCCTGCTTCTTCTGAACGAACACGACTTGCTGGCAAGCCATATTCAGGATCAAGTAAAATTGATGATGCAAATGGTGTAAGTTCTTCAGAAACTAAACTTTTAAGCTCTTCAATTTGTTCTACTGTTGGTTCTTCTGTTTGATGTTGGGCCATCATACGTTTGAGAGCTCCACGTTGGTCGAAGGCTAAGGCAGAAATAACACCATCTACACTTAGTTTCTCCATGCTTTTACGTTTGTTTTCAGTTAAAGTAATTGTCATTTTTTATACCTCTTTGACTTTAATAGATTGATATAACTTATCGTAATTTTCCATGTTAACATGCCCAGTTGTTTTTTCTTGCGCATTTAACATACCTAAGACATTTGCTTTTGTTAATAAAGCTCGATCATCTTCATCATTCGCTAAACCCGAAGCGATACCTGCTACTGTAGAATCACCAGAACCTACAGCGCTTACAATTTCGATTTTAGGGATGTCAACTTTATAAAACGTGTCCTTGTGTTTTGCAAATACACCATTAGCACCAAGAGAAACGATTATCCATTCAATTCCTTCAAATAGTTCATCTTGTAAGACTTCTTTTAAGGAT
This Streptococcus urinalis 2285-97 DNA region includes the following protein-coding sequences:
- the lacD gene encoding tagatose-bisphosphate aldolase, with the protein product MTITLTENKRKSMEKLSVDGVISALAFDQRGALKRMMAQHQTEEPTVEQIEELKSLVSEELTPFASSILLDPEYGLPASRVRSEEAGLLLAYEKTGYDATTTSRLPDCLDVWSAKRIKEAGAEAVKFLLYYDVDGDKDVNEQKKAYIERIGSECQAEDIPFYLEILTYDEKISDNASPEFAKVKAHKVNEAMKVFSEERFGVDVLKVEVPVNMKFVEGFAEGEVLFTKEEAAQAFRDQEASTDLPYIYLSAGVSAKLFQDTLEFAAESGAKFNGVLCGRATWAGSVKVYIEEGPKAAREWLRTEGFKNIDELNKVLDKTASPWTEKI